In Deinococcus betulae, one DNA window encodes the following:
- a CDS encoding TOMM precursor leader peptide-binding protein has translation MTTPLYLLGEGQLHDLIRARHALRTDLSQPPLPGSVLLVAHDDWRPQELADLQDYARAHSLRLLPLRLEGALALLGPLVTPHAAGCALCAERRRREVAQVPEADFARPAPAPVPAAALAPLQAVLAELLARPLSDWPAPSQIYAWRWTDLTGGWHTHVPVHDCPHCSPYPDDTAEAATLHLQPRLQSNPDAFREKALDLASGALRTALLDWRYGLIHHVYRAHNAGMPLVGAEFRAPDHRMNESGWGRADAFTDAEPVAFLEALERYGSQRPRGKRTRIRASSRDLGAHAVNLETLGQPAHAAHPAYEYTPLNLDTPTSWVWAHSFKAAAARLIPEHIAYYQHDRVPREERFLYESSNGCALGASVEEATLYGLLEVIERDAFLLAWHTQRPARRIDLGGVRDPLTLHLLRRAESLGFTPYAFDITTEFGVPAIWTLLVNESGGYPRALSAAGAHFNPEKALSAGLIEVVVNAFVHDRKPAHTEEALQAMLRDPTLVRTLDDHVAVNAHPDAFDRLSFLFRDEAPPASLDELFPDWRAWRDPDLTNVLRRLTDRVLAEGLDVLVVDQTGAAVRDLGFAQVKVIVPGSLPMTFGHVNQRFGGLGRLTSVPERLGFPNPAPALHLPHPFP, from the coding sequence GTGACCACCCCGCTGTATCTGCTGGGCGAAGGCCAGTTGCACGACCTGATTCGTGCCCGTCACGCCCTGCGCACCGACCTGAGCCAGCCGCCTCTGCCCGGCAGCGTGCTGCTGGTCGCCCACGACGACTGGCGTCCCCAGGAACTGGCTGACCTGCAGGATTACGCCCGCGCCCACAGCCTGCGCCTGCTGCCGCTGCGCCTGGAAGGGGCCCTGGCGCTGCTGGGCCCGCTGGTGACGCCACACGCCGCCGGCTGCGCCCTGTGCGCCGAACGCCGCCGCCGCGAGGTGGCCCAGGTGCCGGAGGCCGATTTTGCCCGCCCCGCCCCGGCCCCCGTGCCCGCCGCCGCGCTGGCCCCGCTGCAGGCCGTCCTGGCCGAGCTGCTGGCCCGCCCCCTGAGCGATTGGCCCGCCCCCAGCCAGATTTACGCCTGGCGCTGGACCGACCTGACCGGCGGCTGGCACACTCACGTCCCGGTACACGACTGCCCCCACTGCTCGCCCTACCCCGACGACACCGCCGAAGCGGCGACTCTGCACCTGCAGCCGCGCCTGCAGAGCAATCCCGACGCTTTCCGCGAAAAGGCGCTGGACCTGGCCTCGGGGGCGCTGCGCACCGCCCTGCTGGACTGGCGCTACGGCCTGATTCACCATGTCTACCGCGCCCACAACGCCGGAATGCCGCTGGTGGGCGCCGAGTTCCGCGCGCCGGACCACCGCATGAACGAGTCCGGCTGGGGCCGCGCCGACGCCTTCACAGACGCCGAGCCGGTGGCTTTTCTGGAAGCCCTGGAGCGCTACGGCAGCCAGCGCCCGCGCGGCAAGCGCACCCGCATCCGGGCGAGTAGCCGCGACCTGGGCGCGCACGCCGTCAACCTGGAGACGCTGGGCCAGCCCGCCCACGCCGCGCACCCCGCCTACGAGTACACGCCCCTGAACCTCGACACGCCGACCAGTTGGGTCTGGGCGCATTCCTTCAAGGCCGCCGCCGCGCGCCTCATCCCCGAACACATCGCCTACTACCAGCATGACCGCGTGCCGCGCGAGGAACGCTTTCTGTACGAAAGTTCCAACGGTTGCGCCCTGGGCGCCTCAGTCGAGGAGGCCACGCTGTACGGCCTGCTGGAAGTCATCGAGCGCGACGCGTTCCTGCTGGCCTGGCACACGCAGCGCCCCGCCCGCCGCATTGACCTGGGGGGCGTGCGCGATCCCCTGACCCTGCATCTGCTGCGCCGCGCCGAGTCGCTGGGCTTTACCCCCTACGCCTTTGACATCACCACGGAATTTGGCGTGCCCGCCATCTGGACGCTGCTGGTGAACGAGTCGGGCGGCTATCCCCGCGCGCTGTCGGCGGCCGGGGCGCACTTCAACCCCGAAAAAGCCCTGAGCGCCGGCCTGATTGAAGTGGTCGTGAACGCCTTCGTGCATGACCGCAAGCCCGCCCACACCGAAGAGGCCCTGCAGGCCATGCTGCGCGACCCCACCCTGGTGCGCACCCTGGACGACCATGTGGCCGTCAATGCCCATCCCGACGCCTTTGACCGCCTGAGTTTCCTGTTCCGGGACGAAGCGCCGCCCGCGTCCCTGGATGAACTGTTTCCCGACTGGCGCGCCTGGCGCGACCCCGACCTGACGAACGTGCTGCGCCGCCTGACCGACCGGGTGCTGGCTGAAGGTCTGGACGTGCTGGTGGTGGACCAGACGGGCGCCGCTGTGCGCGACCTGGGGTTTGCTCAGGTGAAGGTGATCGTGCCGGGCAGCCTGCCCATGACCTTCGGGCACGTCAACCAGCGCTTTGGGGGCCTGGGCCGCCTGACCAGTGTGCCCGAGCGCCTGGGTTTTCCCAACCCCGCCCCCGCCCTGCACCTGCCCCACCCGTTTCCGTGA
- a CDS encoding biliverdin-producing heme oxygenase yields MLMSRLKVATAPHHQAVEALMPVMQADLTRQGYAQVLRGLHSVVQPLESALLALPLPLAFELPRRVKAPQLARDLAALGLTAAPGAPLTLPGVPEGLGALYVLEGATLGGQIIGRHLRARGITPDSGGAYFSGYGPQTGPMWQAFGAAMNSEVAPEDEARVLAGARQTFDAFGAALRAVAA; encoded by the coding sequence ATGCTGATGTCACGCCTGAAAGTCGCCACTGCCCCGCACCATCAGGCGGTGGAAGCCCTGATGCCGGTCATGCAGGCTGACCTGACCCGCCAGGGTTACGCCCAGGTGCTGCGCGGCCTGCACAGCGTCGTGCAGCCTCTGGAAAGCGCACTGCTGGCCCTGCCGCTGCCACTGGCCTTTGAGCTGCCCCGGCGTGTCAAGGCCCCGCAACTGGCGCGCGACCTGGCCGCGCTGGGCCTGACAGCGGCGCCGGGCGCGCCCCTGACCCTGCCCGGCGTGCCTGAAGGGCTGGGCGCGCTATATGTGCTGGAAGGGGCCACGCTGGGCGGCCAGATTATTGGGCGGCATCTGCGGGCGCGCGGCATTACGCCGGACAGCGGCGGCGCCTATTTCTCGGGCTACGGGCCGCAGACTGGCCCCATGTGGCAGGCCTTTGGCGCGGCCATGAACAGCGAGGTGGCCCCCGAGGACGAGGCGCGCGTGCTGGCCGGCGCCCGGCAGACCTTCGACGCCTTTGGGGCAGCGCTGCGGGCGGTGGCGGCGTGA
- a CDS encoding thiopeptide-type bacteriocin biosynthesis protein: MTTFSAPPVPTPPPVSAAWVSLHAHTFAPVADLERALHHDLFPLLGALQTRGELAGWFFIRYWEGGPHIRMRLRDPSPQAAAQVEATLTRTFAALPAPATPDPEGYYAAFVPPAHRMGAAEAYGWYPHGQVRAVPYEPETLRYGGRAGLGISEAFFETSSAFAAQILPLTPSRASRLGLGLHLLLTTVRALDLDTPGGVSWLREFVNAWPLFSSTPTEQVARARERAEATYFAAPPSLTGARQTYAQRPERQLLRAWEAEVRAAQQAYRAVEGALSYPSLDIWRSQLHMFHNRLGFSIEDECYLATLAALILSDRGGEHLHADWSSDHRAHEDSKLYPHGLAELRATTPPEPRPVPHWPGQRRVPLPERPEGDLTMPLGEVLRRRTSHYARYGQPLPLPTLATLLRGAAGIVDTRVITHPGGQFQVQRRPYPSGGGRYPWRLHLLAYRIESLDPGHYVFDEHSGELVRYGTVPPIELLERSSPFLNPATPDVLPARQVAAWLLPVLDYTYLKAHYHHRAYRHALLECGHLTQNLCLIAAAEGLPHLTIGGFYDDAVNALLHLDGVGEFTTYMVPVGGPA, translated from the coding sequence ATGACCACCTTCAGCGCGCCGCCTGTGCCCACTCCGCCGCCCGTTTCCGCCGCCTGGGTTTCGCTGCACGCCCACACCTTCGCCCCGGTGGCCGACCTAGAACGCGCTCTACACCACGACCTCTTTCCGCTGCTGGGCGCGCTGCAAACGCGCGGCGAGCTGGCGGGCTGGTTTTTCATTCGCTACTGGGAGGGCGGCCCTCACATCCGCATGCGCCTGCGGGACCCCTCCCCCCAGGCCGCCGCGCAGGTGGAGGCCACACTGACCCGCACCTTCGCTGCCCTGCCCGCGCCTGCCACCCCCGACCCCGAGGGCTACTACGCCGCCTTCGTGCCGCCTGCGCACCGCATGGGGGCCGCCGAGGCCTACGGCTGGTACCCGCACGGCCAGGTGCGTGCCGTGCCCTATGAACCCGAAACCCTGCGCTACGGCGGGCGGGCGGGCCTGGGCATCAGCGAGGCGTTTTTCGAGACCTCCAGCGCCTTTGCCGCTCAGATTCTGCCGCTGACCCCCTCACGCGCCTCGCGGCTGGGGCTGGGCCTGCACCTGCTGCTGACCACTGTGCGCGCTCTGGACCTGGACACCCCCGGCGGCGTCAGCTGGCTGCGCGAGTTCGTGAATGCCTGGCCGCTATTCTCGTCGACCCCCACCGAGCAGGTCGCCCGCGCCCGCGAGCGCGCCGAGGCCACCTACTTTGCCGCGCCGCCGTCCCTAACAGGCGCCCGCCAGACCTATGCTCAGCGCCCCGAACGCCAGCTGTTGCGGGCCTGGGAGGCCGAGGTGCGCGCGGCCCAGCAGGCTTACCGCGCGGTGGAGGGGGCCCTGAGTTACCCCAGCCTGGACATCTGGCGCTCGCAGCTGCATATGTTTCACAACCGCCTGGGCTTCAGCATTGAAGACGAATGTTACCTGGCGACCCTGGCCGCGCTGATTCTGTCGGACCGGGGGGGCGAGCACCTGCACGCCGACTGGTCATCCGACCACCGTGCCCACGAGGACAGCAAGCTCTACCCACACGGCCTGGCCGAACTGCGCGCCACCACCCCGCCCGAGCCGCGCCCGGTGCCCCACTGGCCCGGCCAGCGCCGCGTGCCGCTGCCCGAGCGCCCGGAAGGCGACCTGACCATGCCGCTGGGCGAGGTGCTGCGCCGCCGCACCAGCCACTACGCCCGCTACGGCCAGCCGCTGCCGCTGCCCACCCTGGCGACCCTGCTGCGCGGCGCGGCCGGCATTGTAGACACGCGCGTCATTACCCATCCGGGCGGGCAGTTTCAGGTGCAGCGGCGGCCCTATCCGTCGGGTGGGGGGCGCTATCCGTGGCGCCTGCACCTGCTGGCTTACCGCATAGAGTCGCTCGACCCCGGTCACTACGTCTTTGATGAACACAGCGGCGAGCTGGTGCGCTACGGCACCGTGCCGCCCATAGAACTGCTGGAACGCAGCTCGCCCTTCCTGAACCCCGCCACCCCCGACGTTCTGCCGGCCCGCCAGGTGGCCGCGTGGTTGCTGCCGGTGCTGGACTACACCTACCTCAAGGCGCACTACCACCACCGCGCCTACCGCCACGCCCTGCTGGAATGCGGGCACCTGACCCAGAACCTGTGCCTGATTGCGGCGGCTGAGGGCCTGCCTCACCTGACCATCGGCGGGTTTTACGACGATGCGGTGAACGCGCTGCTGCATCTGGACGGCGTGGGCGAGTTCACGACCTACATGGTGCCGGTGGGCGGCCCGGCCTAG
- a CDS encoding META domain-containing protein produces MRVFLNLALLTAFSAASAAVPAPLNGIWKLTGFTVNGKAVKAPEPTLVIVGNRVSGRLGCGSYQGTISAGNNAVKVQVVPDPPPANVKCLYALPGDYHGALNAATGYAITQDTQQLVLFSKTGRLTFQRIGYVTPAGK; encoded by the coding sequence ATGCGTGTTTTTCTGAATCTTGCGCTCCTGACAGCTTTTTCTGCCGCCAGTGCGGCGGTGCCCGCACCTCTGAACGGCATCTGGAAACTGACGGGATTCACAGTGAATGGCAAGGCCGTCAAAGCCCCCGAACCGACGCTGGTGATCGTGGGCAACCGTGTGAGCGGCCGGTTGGGCTGCGGCTCGTACCAGGGCACCATTTCAGCGGGCAACAACGCGGTGAAAGTCCAGGTGGTGCCTGACCCGCCCCCCGCCAACGTCAAATGCCTGTACGCGCTGCCTGGCGACTACCACGGGGCACTGAACGCCGCGACTGGGTACGCCATCACGCAGGACACCCAGCAACTGGTGCTGTTCTCCAAGACGGGCCGCCTGACCTTTCAGCGCATCGGGTACGTCACGCCCGCCGGCAAGTAA
- a CDS encoding lantibiotic dehydratase C-terminal domain-containing protein has product MNAALYLTHYQNDKRPLLRDLVLPLVLEIQARPGIERAYAERHWKFGPHVRLIVRGEDGAVQAALDAAKVQAEAYLAAHPSAAVLDEAAYLARSEKLGTLELEPGPYGPLRPDNSVVVGAAPDRQGVLGSPEAEDFRAQYFAALTPAVLRTLQADTGNTAERLIRLARIFVLYASTYPFGVYSGHISYRSHLEEFLFRQGGGEKLRAAFAQKYAPIRQEVLRAVDGVSSGGRDEVLSLWETQFRRMWPIGRQLADAGLLAADPTATMQRAAAGINPEAQARWAFGPDYQFSEFHQELRKFNISETWYHVEMFSTYRTLMNFMYSVLPLMDISPTERYFVNYMVSEAMQELHGQDWQGFFEQWWVQLREEGVA; this is encoded by the coding sequence GTGCTGGAGATTCAGGCGCGCCCCGGCATTGAACGGGCCTATGCCGAGCGCCACTGGAAGTTTGGCCCCCACGTCCGGCTGATTGTGCGGGGGGAAGACGGCGCGGTGCAGGCGGCGCTGGACGCAGCGAAAGTGCAGGCCGAGGCTTACCTGGCCGCCCACCCGTCGGCCGCCGTGCTGGACGAGGCGGCCTACCTGGCCCGCAGCGAGAAACTGGGCACGCTGGAACTGGAGCCTGGCCCCTACGGCCCCCTGCGCCCCGACAACAGTGTGGTGGTGGGGGCGGCCCCTGACCGGCAGGGCGTGCTCGGCTCGCCCGAGGCCGAGGATTTCCGTGCCCAGTATTTTGCGGCCCTGACGCCCGCTGTACTGCGGACCCTGCAGGCCGACACCGGCAACACCGCCGAGCGCCTCATCCGCCTGGCGCGCATCTTTGTGCTGTACGCCAGCACCTATCCGTTCGGTGTGTACAGCGGCCATATCTCGTACCGCTCGCACCTGGAAGAATTCCTGTTTCGTCAGGGCGGCGGCGAGAAACTGCGCGCGGCCTTTGCCCAGAAATACGCGCCTATTCGCCAGGAGGTGCTGCGCGCGGTGGACGGCGTGAGCAGCGGCGGGCGCGACGAGGTGCTGAGCCTCTGGGAAACGCAGTTCCGGCGGATGTGGCCCATCGGGCGGCAACTGGCCGACGCGGGCCTGCTGGCCGCCGACCCCACCGCGACCATGCAGCGCGCAGCGGCCGGCATCAACCCCGAGGCGCAGGCGCGCTGGGCGTTCGGGCCGGACTACCAGTTCAGCGAATTTCACCAGGAACTGCGCAAGTTCAATATTTCCGAGACCTGGTACCACGTCGAGATGTTCTCCACGTACCGCACGCTGATGAACTTCATGTACAGCGTGTTGCCGCTGATGGACATCTCGCCCACCGAGCGCTACTTCGTCAATTACATGGTCAGCGAAGCCATGCAGGAACTGCACGGCCAGGACTGGCAGGGCTTTTTCGAGCAGTGGTGGGTTCAGCTGCGCGAGGAAGGTGTCGCGTGA
- a CDS encoding ATP-binding protein translates to MTVPTDVPAAGGTGPGDLLPPTYLGGPTITADNCEREPIQIPGSIQPHGALLTADAETGVVVQVSANAEALLGRPPEALRGQDLGALLSDAELAPLRSALPAGVPDHLQYRAVLERPAGRLALTAHRAAGLLILELEATGSADPSGPQALRNALFALEGAPSLAALTQTAADAVRDLTGFDRVMIYRFAEDASGEVIAEARRDDLHAFLGHRFPESDIPAQARALYVRHLLRLTADVDAAPAPLDPVLNPRTGQPTPLGGAVLRATSPMHLQYLRNMGVRSSLSVSIVVAGRLWGLIACHHLGAHVVPPETRTALEYLGRVLNLQVQQKERADTDAFRQGLQARRLRLAEAAAHSVSPLATLSAPALDLTGLMRAGGAVVFFEGQWRALGVTPAPDQIEALLAWLRRQADPLVATDALSETWPEAAAFAEQASGLLAISVGRGWAEGVAWLRPAITTRVAWGGATPEHAKGDLGPRQSFDTYIQTVRGRAEPWHPGEREEAQEVQRLLTGALGERLTVVRDLNAALERANAEWRRYAFVIAHHMQEPVRLITQFAELFQLRYQHQVDPGAGQMFRFMLDETARLRSLTHDLHSYTALLSAPPPVRRPVDLARLVPEVARELDGQLQAVGGALHLDGPLPTVQADPGELRDLLRHLLANALTFGGPAPQVTVDAERRPGAWALTVRDQGPGIAPDYHEQVFGLFGRLGRREDSPGNGIGLALCRKIAERHGGTLTLVSALGQGAALTLLLPDPRGAGMAEGSSA, encoded by the coding sequence GTGACAGTGCCGACTGACGTGCCGGCAGCCGGCGGCACAGGTCCCGGTGACCTCCTGCCCCCCACCTATCTGGGCGGCCCCACCATCACGGCCGACAACTGCGAGCGCGAACCGATTCAGATTCCAGGCAGCATTCAGCCGCACGGCGCGCTGCTGACCGCCGACGCCGAGACGGGCGTGGTGGTGCAGGTCAGTGCCAATGCCGAAGCGCTGCTGGGCCGCCCGCCAGAGGCGCTGCGGGGGCAGGACCTAGGCGCGCTGCTCAGCGACGCCGAATTGGCCCCGCTGCGCAGCGCGCTGCCGGCGGGTGTGCCGGACCACCTGCAGTACCGCGCGGTGCTGGAGCGGCCCGCAGGCCGGCTGGCCCTGACCGCCCACCGCGCCGCCGGACTGCTGATTCTGGAGCTGGAAGCCACCGGGAGCGCCGACCCCAGCGGCCCCCAGGCCCTGCGCAACGCGCTGTTTGCCCTGGAGGGTGCCCCCAGCCTGGCGGCCCTGACCCAGACCGCCGCCGACGCCGTGCGCGACCTGACCGGTTTTGACCGCGTGATGATCTACCGCTTTGCCGAGGACGCCAGCGGCGAGGTCATCGCCGAGGCCCGCCGGGACGACCTGCACGCCTTTTTGGGCCACCGCTTTCCCGAGTCCGATATTCCGGCGCAGGCGCGCGCCCTGTATGTGCGCCACCTGCTGCGCCTGACCGCCGATGTGGACGCCGCGCCTGCGCCGCTGGACCCCGTGCTCAACCCCCGCACCGGGCAGCCCACCCCGCTGGGCGGCGCGGTGCTGCGGGCCACCTCGCCCATGCACCTTCAGTACCTGCGCAACATGGGCGTGCGCTCCAGCCTCTCGGTGTCCATCGTGGTGGCGGGGCGGCTGTGGGGCCTGATTGCCTGTCATCACCTGGGCGCCCATGTGGTGCCGCCCGAAACCCGTACTGCCCTGGAATACCTGGGCCGGGTGCTGAACTTGCAAGTGCAGCAAAAGGAGCGCGCCGATACCGACGCCTTTCGCCAGGGCCTCCAGGCGCGGCGCCTGCGGCTGGCCGAGGCGGCGGCACACTCGGTCTCGCCGCTGGCCACCCTGAGCGCCCCGGCGCTGGACCTGACTGGCCTGATGCGCGCGGGCGGCGCCGTCGTCTTTTTCGAGGGCCAGTGGCGGGCGCTGGGCGTGACCCCAGCCCCCGACCAGATTGAGGCGCTGCTGGCGTGGCTGCGCAGGCAAGCCGACCCCCTGGTCGCCACCGACGCCCTGAGCGAGACCTGGCCAGAGGCGGCCGCGTTTGCCGAGCAGGCCAGCGGGCTGCTGGCCATCAGTGTGGGGCGCGGCTGGGCCGAGGGGGTGGCGTGGCTGCGCCCAGCCATCACCACGCGCGTGGCCTGGGGCGGGGCCACCCCCGAACACGCCAAGGGCGACCTGGGCCCGCGCCAGTCGTTTGACACCTACATTCAGACGGTGCGCGGCCGCGCCGAACCCTGGCACCCCGGCGAGCGGGAAGAGGCGCAGGAGGTGCAGCGGCTGCTGACGGGCGCCCTGGGCGAGCGCCTGACCGTGGTGCGCGACCTGAACGCGGCCCTGGAGCGCGCCAACGCCGAGTGGCGCCGCTACGCCTTCGTGATTGCCCACCATATGCAGGAACCGGTGCGCCTGATTACCCAGTTCGCCGAGCTGTTTCAGCTGCGTTACCAGCATCAGGTGGACCCCGGCGCCGGGCAGATGTTCCGCTTCATGCTGGACGAAACCGCGCGCCTGCGCAGCCTCACCCACGACCTGCACAGCTACACCGCGCTGCTGTCGGCCCCGCCGCCGGTGCGCCGGCCAGTGGACCTGGCGCGGCTGGTGCCGGAGGTCGCGCGCGAGTTGGACGGGCAGCTTCAGGCGGTAGGCGGCGCGCTGCACCTGGACGGGCCTCTGCCCACGGTGCAGGCCGACCCGGGCGAACTGCGCGACCTGCTGCGGCACCTGCTGGCTAACGCCCTGACGTTTGGCGGCCCGGCGCCGCAGGTGACCGTAGACGCCGAGCGGCGCCCCGGCGCCTGGGCGCTGACGGTGCGCGACCAGGGACCTGGCATCGCCCCCGATTACCACGAGCAGGTCTTTGGCCTGTTCGGGCGGCTGGGCCGGCGGGAAGACAGCCCCGGCAACGGCATTGGGCTGGCGCTGTGCCGCAAGATTGCCGAGCGCCACGGCGGCACGCTGACGCTGGTGTCGGCGCTGGGCCAGGGCGCGGCCCTGACGCTGCTGCTGCCGGACCCCCGAGGGGCCGGAATGGCCGAAGGCAGTTCGGCATGA
- a CDS encoding S41 family peptidase: MPLTLTARLMGLALLSLSAAQASPATDLFRAATDTVRRDYYGWATADLDALSSQYAAQLDERCAPQGDACSFETGRAVLTDLFTAYGDAHTNVRDPEAAERLREIQRGQAVSRTGARTSRVEGGLLVVSVMPGSPAEAAGLRVFDLLTTVAGEPAGKRDGENAPVGPTEFVRLEREGRDFPVTVQRAGSADFTLSLGTQRLQARDEPTLSWTGPEGRTALITYPSFLPRDASELFLRQVQEAQRGGARALIVDLRYNGGGSLTECVAAASIFGPVEYRSHSKGGNAVYAGAGGQETRPGQRPPRPGIWAGPAAVLVGPNTASCAEVFTVYAQRTGVLAVGESTKGVGNSGVIFQDLPDGGLVSVTVLRAYGPDGQPLPERVQPDVLAPTDLTLLTREGRDTTLEAALEALRGTALR, from the coding sequence GTGCCCCTGACGCTGACCGCCCGCCTGATGGGTCTGGCCCTGCTGAGCCTGAGTGCTGCGCAGGCCAGCCCGGCCACCGACCTGTTTCGCGCCGCCACCGACACGGTGCGCCGCGACTATTACGGCTGGGCCACCGCCGACCTGGACGCCCTGAGCAGTCAGTACGCCGCCCAGCTGGACGAGCGCTGCGCGCCGCAGGGTGACGCCTGTTCGTTCGAGACGGGCCGCGCCGTGCTGACCGACCTGTTCACGGCCTACGGCGACGCCCACACCAACGTGCGTGACCCCGAAGCCGCCGAGCGCCTGCGCGAGATTCAGCGGGGGCAGGCGGTCAGCCGCACCGGCGCCCGGACCTCCCGCGTAGAGGGCGGCCTGCTGGTGGTCTCGGTGATGCCTGGCAGCCCGGCCGAGGCGGCGGGCCTGCGCGTCTTTGACCTGCTGACCACCGTGGCCGGCGAGCCCGCTGGCAAACGGGACGGCGAGAACGCCCCGGTTGGTCCTACCGAATTTGTGCGCCTGGAACGGGAGGGCCGTGACTTCCCTGTGACAGTGCAGCGGGCGGGCAGCGCCGACTTCACCCTGTCCCTGGGCACCCAGCGCCTTCAGGCACGCGATGAACCCACCCTGAGCTGGACTGGCCCAGAAGGCCGCACCGCCCTGATTACCTACCCCAGCTTTCTGCCGCGTGACGCCTCTGAACTGTTTCTCCGGCAGGTGCAAGAGGCGCAGCGCGGCGGCGCCCGCGCCCTGATCGTGGACCTGCGTTACAACGGCGGCGGCAGCCTGACCGAGTGTGTGGCCGCCGCCAGCATTTTTGGGCCGGTGGAATACCGCAGCCACTCGAAGGGCGGCAACGCCGTGTATGCGGGTGCGGGCGGTCAAGAAACCCGGCCAGGCCAGCGCCCGCCCCGGCCTGGGATCTGGGCGGGCCCAGCAGCAGTGCTGGTTGGCCCCAACACAGCCTCGTGTGCCGAGGTCTTTACGGTGTACGCCCAGCGCACCGGGGTGCTGGCGGTGGGCGAGAGCACCAAGGGCGTGGGCAACAGCGGCGTGATTTTTCAGGACCTGCCCGACGGCGGCCTGGTGTCGGTGACGGTGCTGCGCGCCTATGGCCCCGACGGTCAGCCGCTGCCCGAGCGGGTACAGCCCGACGTGCTGGCCCCCACCGACCTGACCCTGCTGACCCGCGAAGGCCGCGACACCACGCTGGAAGCGGCCCTGGAGGCCCTGCGCGGCACAGCCCTGCGGTGA
- a CDS encoding response regulator has product MTRPPVHLLLVEDNPADVFLLEAALDLAAVPVEMTVARDGLEALEYLHQTKAGARLPDLILLDLNMPRMNGFEFLAAARADPDLMGLVILVFTTSNAEADVKRAYALQANAYLSKPANLDAFLQTVHLLEAHWFGAATLPRSFAP; this is encoded by the coding sequence ATGACCCGCCCCCCCGTTCACCTGCTGCTGGTTGAGGACAACCCCGCCGACGTCTTTTTATTGGAAGCGGCGCTGGACCTGGCCGCCGTTCCGGTGGAGATGACCGTGGCCCGCGACGGCCTGGAAGCCCTGGAATACCTGCACCAGACCAAGGCGGGCGCCCGCCTGCCCGACCTGATCCTGCTGGACCTCAACATGCCGCGCATGAACGGCTTCGAGTTTCTGGCGGCGGCGCGCGCCGACCCCGACCTGATGGGGCTGGTGATTCTGGTGTTCACCACCTCCAACGCCGAGGCCGACGTGAAGCGGGCCTACGCCCTGCAAGCCAACGCCTACCTGAGCAAACCCGCCAACCTGGACGCCTTCTTGCAGACCGTTCATCTGCTGGAAGCCCACTGGTTTGGCGCCGCTACGCTGCCTCGCAGTTTCGCGCCTTAG
- a CDS encoding SDR family oxidoreductase, translating into MTQQHSLQGRVVAVTGASKGIGLALVRALAAQGAAVIGGARDVSGLQETGVTFQALDVSDPASVAAFASACREAGVDALVNNAGVGTFKPVQDITPEDYRRVMDTNVLGTILTTGALVAHFQARHAAGQGSQVVNVTSDVSGRTFASGALYTASKFAQRAVTHALAYEGQAYGLRVTEIRPGMVDTYFGDTQQGEAHKAAWLRPEDVADAVVYALTAPAHVRIDEVLLHPTVQEVAYP; encoded by the coding sequence ATGACGCAGCAACACTCTTTACAGGGGCGCGTGGTGGCGGTTACCGGCGCCAGCAAGGGCATTGGGCTGGCACTCGTGCGGGCACTGGCCGCGCAGGGGGCGGCGGTAATAGGCGGCGCCCGCGACGTGAGCGGTTTACAGGAAACGGGCGTGACCTTTCAGGCCCTGGATGTCAGCGACCCGGCCAGCGTGGCGGCCTTTGCATCGGCCTGCCGCGAGGCGGGCGTGGACGCTCTGGTCAACAACGCGGGCGTGGGCACCTTCAAGCCGGTGCAGGACATCACCCCGGAGGACTACCGCCGCGTGATGGACACGAACGTGCTGGGCACCATCCTGACCACGGGCGCCCTGGTGGCCCACTTTCAGGCACGGCATGCCGCTGGACAGGGCAGCCAGGTCGTGAACGTGACCAGCGACGTGTCGGGGCGCACCTTTGCGAGCGGCGCGCTGTACACCGCCAGCAAGTTTGCCCAGCGCGCCGTGACGCACGCCCTGGCCTACGAGGGACAGGCGTATGGCCTGCGCGTCACCGAGATTCGCCCCGGCATGGTGGACACCTACTTTGGGGACACCCAGCAGGGCGAAGCGCACAAGGCCGCCTGGCTGCGCCCGGAGGACGTGGCCGACGCCGTGGTGTACGCCCTGACGGCCCCCGCCCACGTCCGTATTGACGAGGTGCTGCTGCACCCCACCGTGCAGGAGGTCGCCTACCCATGA